From Saprospiraceae bacterium, one genomic window encodes:
- the prfA gene encoding peptide chain release factor 1, protein MLQKLESIHERYKTLEERLSDPEVVSNIGEYSKTSKEYKDLEEIVRLYLEYLKNLKLRQDAREMLEGADAEMADFAREELELADSELKRLEADLKIKLVPKDPEDSKDVIFEIRSGTGGNEASLFAGDLLRMYTRFFDLQGFKWEVLSETEGTVGGYSKIVLDVSGVDVYAKLKFESGAHRVQRVPDTEASGRVHTSAATVVVLPKMELEDMDINKADLRVDTFRSSGAGGQHVNKTESGVRFTHLPTGVVSESTESRSQHKNREIAFGRLIQKIKEQSLQAHQSSIAAQRKSLVGSGDRSDKIRTYNYPQNRVTDHRINLTLYNLSEIMNGQLDDIIEALRVAENMEKLRQGDIE, encoded by the coding sequence TTGCTTCAAAAATTAGAATCCATCCACGAACGGTACAAGACTTTGGAAGAGCGGCTTTCTGATCCGGAGGTTGTATCCAACATTGGCGAATATTCAAAAACCAGCAAAGAATACAAGGATCTCGAAGAAATCGTCCGTTTGTATCTGGAATACCTTAAAAATTTAAAACTCCGGCAAGATGCCAGAGAAATGCTGGAAGGAGCTGATGCAGAAATGGCAGATTTTGCAAGAGAAGAGCTTGAGCTTGCTGATTCAGAATTGAAAAGGTTGGAAGCAGACCTTAAAATTAAATTGGTACCCAAAGATCCTGAAGACAGCAAGGACGTCATTTTTGAAATCCGCTCCGGTACGGGTGGTAACGAGGCAAGCCTTTTTGCAGGGGATCTATTGAGAATGTACACCCGTTTTTTTGATTTGCAGGGATTTAAATGGGAAGTGCTTTCAGAAACAGAAGGTACAGTTGGAGGATACAGTAAGATTGTCCTTGATGTATCGGGAGTCGATGTATATGCCAAACTCAAATTCGAATCTGGTGCTCACAGGGTCCAAAGGGTACCGGATACAGAAGCTTCCGGAAGGGTGCACACCAGTGCAGCCACTGTAGTGGTCCTCCCAAAAATGGAATTGGAAGATATGGACATCAACAAAGCTGACTTAAGGGTTGACACCTTTCGATCAAGTGGCGCCGGAGGTCAACATGTCAATAAAACGGAATCAGGGGTAAGATTTACCCATCTACCCACCGGGGTAGTCTCCGAAAGCACCGAGAGCAGATCCCAGCACAAAAACCGTGAAATTGCATTTGGGAGATTGATCCAGAAAATAAAGGAACAATCCCTTCAGGCCCACCAGTCCAGCATTGCAGCCCAGCGCAAATCATTGGTGGGTTCCGGCGATCGCTCGGACAAAATCCGAACTTACAACTATCCTCAAAACAGGGTGACTGATCATCGCATCAATCTGACATTGTACAACTTAAGCGAAATTATGAACGGCCAGTTGGATGATATCATTGAGGCCCTGAGGGTCGCCGAGAACATGGAAAAACTGAGACAGGGTGATATTGAATAG
- a CDS encoding ABC transporter permease yields the protein MRTILTMVIIALGITALVGILTSIDGILYAMNKNFSSLGANSFSIEKKDKGFKMRQRGMKKLEAPVISYEQSKRFKKAFSEKAMVSISYAAGSSALIKYLENKTNPTIQIRGVDDNYATINGLELTEGRFFSASEQEYGLRKAVLGSDLVKTLFDGKESNALSKIIAINDQKYEVVGVLKSKGASMNEGADKRILIPLERSRIDFAKANPDFDLLVLSPASELTESLISEAIGEMRIIRGLKSYEENNFEINTSDGLISFLKENTTKIRAATIVIALLTLLGAAIGLMNIMLVSVTERTREIGIAKALGATRKNILNLFMTEAILICQIGGIAGILIGIPIGNFVTLLMGGDFLIPWAWILLGFVVCTFVGLFSGLYPAQKASKLDPVESLRFE from the coding sequence ATGAGGACGATTCTCACCATGGTAATTATTGCACTTGGCATCACTGCCTTGGTTGGAATTCTAACTTCGATTGACGGAATTTTGTATGCCATGAATAAAAATTTTAGTTCGTTGGGTGCAAATTCCTTTTCCATCGAAAAGAAAGACAAAGGCTTTAAGATGCGCCAAAGGGGAATGAAAAAACTGGAAGCTCCGGTGATTAGTTATGAACAGTCGAAGAGATTTAAAAAAGCGTTTTCTGAGAAAGCCATGGTATCCATCAGTTATGCTGCGGGAAGCAGCGCATTGATTAAATACCTTGAAAACAAAACAAACCCGACCATTCAAATAAGGGGAGTGGATGATAACTATGCCACCATCAACGGACTCGAATTGACAGAGGGCCGTTTTTTTTCGGCATCAGAGCAAGAGTATGGTTTGAGAAAAGCAGTATTGGGATCCGATTTGGTAAAAACTCTTTTTGATGGAAAGGAATCAAATGCTTTATCAAAAATCATTGCCATCAATGACCAGAAATATGAAGTAGTTGGTGTACTTAAGTCAAAAGGAGCCAGTATGAATGAGGGCGCAGATAAGCGAATTTTGATACCATTGGAGCGAAGCAGAATTGACTTTGCAAAAGCAAATCCGGATTTTGATTTATTGGTCTTATCACCTGCTTCAGAATTGACTGAAAGTTTGATTTCTGAGGCGATTGGCGAAATGAGAATTATTCGGGGACTTAAGAGTTATGAAGAAAATAATTTTGAAATAAATACCAGTGACGGATTGATCAGCTTTCTCAAAGAGAACACCACCAAAATAAGAGCTGCTACAATCGTAATTGCCTTGCTAACACTATTGGGTGCGGCCATTGGATTGATGAACATTATGCTCGTTTCAGTCACAGAACGTACGCGTGAAATCGGAATTGCGAAGGCCTTGGGCGCAACGCGAAAAAATATTTTGAATTTATTTATGACGGAAGCCATTCTCATTTGTCAAATTGGAGGCATCGCCGGAATTTTAATAGGAATACCCATCGGTAATTTTGTCACCCTGTTGATGGGTGGAGATTTTTTGATTCCATGGGCATGGATTCTATTGGGATTTGTTGTTTGTACTTTTGTAGGATTATTTTCCGGACTCTACCCGGCACAAAAAGCTTCCAAACTTGATCCGGTTGAATCTTTGAGGTTTGAATAA
- a CDS encoding HlyC/CorC family transporter, whose product MLVFWIILFLVLSAFFSGAEIAFFTANKLSIEVKKNKGDRSSNIISEFYDKPEKFISVILLGNNIALVCLTYLLTTLLTPFLELSQWSTGMQVIANTLLVTTIILIFGEFLPKVLFRLFANELIQYTALPLSFLSKILYIPSLVMTSASNFLIRKFSKATIAPTRYRFSILDLEHYMEGSMKLTDEEIDTDIFKNTLNLKQVRVKNCMVPRNEIVHLDVSQNIQELIQLFSESKLSRILVTDGDIDNVLGYVHHQQLFKPSDSLKEMIMEMPFVPETLNVYDLMLRMNKLRLSIACVVDEYGGTSGIITLEDILEQIFGEIEDEHDKEEFIEKIISESEFVFSGRLEINYLNNTYHLHLPEGEYHTLSGYLVMTSGAIPEQGMEISQDGYTFIFELVSDTRIETVRLIKT is encoded by the coding sequence ATGCTTGTTTTTTGGATTATTCTCTTTCTTGTTCTCAGTGCCTTTTTCTCCGGTGCTGAAATTGCTTTTTTTACAGCCAACAAGCTCAGTATTGAGGTAAAGAAAAACAAAGGAGATCGCAGCAGCAATATAATTTCTGAATTTTATGATAAGCCTGAAAAATTTATTTCGGTCATTTTGTTGGGAAACAACATCGCTCTTGTCTGTTTAACCTATCTCTTAACCACCCTGCTTACCCCCTTTCTTGAACTCTCACAATGGAGTACCGGAATGCAGGTTATTGCCAATACCCTTCTGGTCACGACCATCATTTTAATCTTTGGAGAGTTTCTCCCCAAGGTACTTTTTAGATTGTTTGCCAACGAATTAATCCAATATACAGCGCTTCCGCTCAGCTTTTTGTCCAAGATTCTTTACATTCCTTCACTGGTTATGACTTCAGCTTCCAATTTCCTGATCCGGAAATTTTCAAAAGCCACCATTGCTCCCACCAGATACCGCTTTTCAATTCTTGATCTGGAACATTACATGGAAGGTTCTATGAAACTTACCGATGAAGAAATCGATACTGACATTTTCAAAAATACCCTCAACCTGAAACAGGTTAGGGTGAAAAATTGTATGGTACCTAGAAATGAAATCGTACACCTTGATGTAAGCCAAAACATTCAAGAACTAATACAACTTTTTTCAGAATCAAAGCTTTCCAGAATTTTGGTGACGGATGGTGACATAGACAATGTATTGGGGTATGTACACCATCAGCAGTTGTTCAAGCCATCAGACAGCCTGAAAGAGATGATCATGGAAATGCCATTTGTACCCGAGACACTCAATGTCTATGATCTGATGCTTCGCATGAACAAACTCCGCCTTTCCATCGCCTGTGTGGTGGACGAATATGGAGGGACTTCAGGAATCATAACCCTCGAAGATATCCTTGAGCAAATATTTGGAGAAATTGAAGATGAACATGATAAGGAAGAATTTATAGAAAAAATAATTTCAGAATCTGAGTTTGTATTTTCAGGCAGATTGGAAATCAATTATCTCAACAATACCTATCATTTACATTTGCCGGAGGGAGAATACCACACCTTGTCAGGGTATTTGGTGATGACCTCGGGTGCCATTCCAGAACAAGGGATGGAAATAAGTCAGGATGGATATACTTTTATTTTTGAACTGGTCTCCGACACCCGTATCGAAACAGTTCGCCTGATTAAAACATAG
- a CDS encoding rod shape-determining protein, which translates to MGLFNFFMQELAVDLGTANTLIMQDGKVVVDEPSIVAIDKKTGETIAVGNKAMQMHEKTHRNIETVRPLKDGVIADFQAAENMIQGMIQMIGSKRKFFTHLRMVICIPSGITEVEKRAVFDSADHVDSKETYLIHEPMAAALGIGLDVEEPVGNMIIDIGGGTTEIAVIALSGIVCDQSIRVAGDEFTEDIIDYMRREHNLLIGERTAEKIKINVGSAIQNLENPPEPYAVNGRDLMTGIPRQIMIRYEETVGALDKSIMKIEEAILKALEMTPPELASDIYRTGLYLTGGGALLKGLDKRLSMKTHLPVIVADDPLRAVVRGTGIALNNTDRFSFLIDRKSL; encoded by the coding sequence ATGGGATTGTTCAATTTTTTTATGCAGGAGTTGGCCGTGGATTTAGGTACAGCCAATACACTGATCATGCAGGATGGCAAAGTAGTGGTGGATGAACCCTCGATTGTTGCAATTGATAAAAAAACCGGTGAGACCATCGCGGTTGGGAATAAAGCCATGCAAATGCATGAAAAAACCCATCGAAACATAGAGACGGTTCGACCTTTAAAAGACGGCGTGATTGCAGATTTTCAGGCGGCTGAGAACATGATTCAGGGAATGATTCAAATGATTGGCAGCAAGCGCAAGTTTTTTACCCATCTGAGAATGGTCATCTGTATCCCTTCGGGTATTACAGAAGTGGAGAAAAGAGCAGTTTTTGATTCTGCCGATCACGTAGATTCCAAGGAGACTTATTTGATTCATGAACCAATGGCCGCGGCCCTTGGAATTGGTCTCGATGTTGAAGAACCTGTTGGCAATATGATCATTGACATTGGTGGAGGAACCACCGAAATTGCGGTCATCGCTTTGTCTGGGATCGTCTGTGATCAATCCATCCGGGTGGCAGGTGATGAATTTACAGAGGACATCATCGATTATATGAGGCGCGAACACAATCTCCTGATAGGAGAAAGAACCGCAGAAAAAATAAAAATTAATGTTGGATCAGCAATTCAAAACTTAGAGAATCCACCTGAACCTTACGCTGTGAATGGAAGAGATCTCATGACGGGTATTCCCAGACAGATTATGATTCGTTATGAGGAGACTGTTGGCGCGCTCGATAAATCCATCATGAAAATTGAAGAGGCCATTCTCAAGGCATTGGAAATGACGCCACCTGAATTGGCTTCTGATATTTACAGAACGGGTTTGTACTTAACAGGTGGAGGTGCTCTTCTAAAAGGACTGGACAAACGATTGAGCATGAAAACACATTTGCCCGTAATTGTTGCAGATGATCCGTTGAGGGCAGTGGTAAGAGGTACAGGGATTGCACTCAACAATACGGATAGATTTTCTTTTCTGATTGATCGTAAAAGTTTGTAA
- the mreC gene encoding rod shape-determining protein MreC yields the protein MLEAFKTVVRNGSFILFLILQLLCFFWVVKYNQKQSQIFFYSLQVAAQATNARVKDIVSYFSLKDKMKELKEENANLLKDLKNIQEFLKKDSLAQHFKDSSVLKQNNHFNIISAAVVNNSISRKNNYLTIDKGSLDGVNPGMGVISSKGVAGIVMDTGIHYSIVMSLLHSNSRLSAKLKRSGFFGTLVWRDFDPRYVYLEEIQKYADVQVGDTVVTSGHSIIFPEGIPIGDVILFGVEPGAFTYTMKVRLFQSFSSLKSVYLIDHKYNKEKQSLEKRRIEDE from the coding sequence ATGTTGGAAGCTTTTAAAACGGTAGTTAGGAACGGCTCCTTCATTTTGTTTTTAATATTGCAGCTTTTGTGTTTTTTCTGGGTCGTCAAATACAACCAAAAACAATCTCAGATTTTTTTTTATTCTTTACAAGTGGCAGCCCAAGCCACAAATGCCAGGGTAAAGGACATTGTTTCCTATTTTTCACTTAAGGATAAAATGAAAGAGCTCAAAGAGGAAAACGCCAATCTTTTGAAAGACCTAAAAAATATTCAGGAATTTTTAAAAAAAGATAGTTTGGCGCAGCATTTTAAAGACAGTTCTGTTTTGAAGCAAAATAATCATTTTAATATTATTTCTGCTGCCGTAGTGAATAATTCTATTTCTCGAAAAAACAATTACCTGACCATTGATAAAGGAAGTTTGGATGGTGTAAATCCTGGAATGGGCGTGATATCATCAAAAGGAGTGGCAGGCATTGTGATGGACACGGGTATTCATTATTCGATCGTTATGTCGCTTTTGCATTCTAATTCAAGGTTGAGTGCCAAGCTCAAGAGAAGTGGTTTTTTTGGGACCTTGGTATGGAGAGATTTTGATCCACGTTATGTCTATCTGGAAGAGATCCAAAAATATGCCGATGTTCAGGTAGGTGATACTGTTGTGACCAGCGGTCATTCTATCATTTTTCCGGAAGGCATCCCGATTGGTGATGTTATTTTATTTGGAGTAGAACCAGGTGCCTTTACCTACACCATGAAAGTTCGTTTGTTTCAATCATTTTCATCCCTTAAATCGGTCTATCTGATCGATCACAAATACAATAAAGAAAAGCAGTCTCTTGAAAAAAGAAGAATAGAAGATGAATAA
- a CDS encoding penicillin-binding protein 2 gives MIGEDKKWRILVAQFSILLAFIVCGVTLAKLQLLDPYYSNKANATTLTQKTIYPARGLFYDRYGKLLVINYPAYDIMVTHRDVPPNFDTTSFCQLLGISTEDFIQGLDKDWKSGKYSKSVPFVFLKNVESRVYQKFQENLYRFPGFTGVLRAIREYTEPNGAHYLGYMGEVSRQILNEEGTDYRPGDYLGVTGLEKQYEAFLKGTKGVNFVIRDKLGREVGSFENGRLDRKAVSGSDLILSIDLELQKYGEKLMQDKLGSIVAIEPSTGEILCLVSSPNYDPNLLNFNKYRGRNYAYLLSDTLKPLFDRSASAVYPPGSIFKPILALAAMQEKVLNENSYHACSGAYYYKTVSYGCHRHPAPRNLSIALQHSCNSYFIQTFRDLIEINGFSKPNEGLDLLVKYLGYFGLGKPLLSDVTTENGGFIPTSDFYSRMYKTDRWRSTYIISVGIGQGELQLSTMQMANLAVILANRGFYFTPHLIKGFKDSDHQIPIEFRTEKRVPIDRKYFKPVVEGMEMCVRAGTATKAFEKNLSICGKTGTSQNPHGDDHSVFFAFSPKDHPKIAIAVYVENAGWGGEVAAPIASLMIEKYLTDSIARKDLEEKMIKKDLIHKNKT, from the coding sequence GTGATTGGAGAAGATAAAAAATGGAGGATTCTGGTAGCTCAATTTAGTATTCTGCTGGCATTTATTGTATGCGGAGTTACATTGGCAAAATTACAGCTACTCGACCCCTATTATTCCAACAAGGCAAATGCCACCACCCTCACTCAGAAAACCATCTATCCGGCAAGAGGATTATTTTATGACCGATATGGAAAATTATTGGTGATCAATTATCCTGCTTATGATATTATGGTAACCCATAGGGATGTTCCTCCAAATTTTGATACTACCTCGTTCTGCCAATTGCTGGGTATTTCTACGGAAGATTTCATTCAGGGACTAGATAAAGATTGGAAGTCCGGTAAGTATAGCAAATCAGTTCCATTTGTATTCCTCAAAAATGTGGAAAGTCGTGTTTATCAAAAATTTCAGGAGAATCTTTATCGCTTCCCCGGATTTACGGGTGTATTAAGGGCTATTAGAGAATATACAGAACCCAATGGGGCCCATTATTTGGGTTACATGGGTGAAGTAAGCAGACAGATACTAAATGAAGAGGGGACAGATTACAGACCGGGAGATTATCTGGGGGTGACTGGTTTGGAAAAACAGTATGAAGCATTTTTAAAAGGCACAAAGGGTGTCAATTTTGTGATCCGGGATAAATTAGGAAGAGAAGTGGGTTCTTTTGAAAATGGTCGGTTGGACAGGAAGGCCGTTTCCGGAAGCGATCTCATTTTAAGCATAGATCTTGAGTTGCAAAAATATGGCGAGAAACTGATGCAGGACAAATTGGGTAGTATTGTCGCGATAGAACCATCCACAGGAGAAATCCTTTGTCTCGTGTCTTCACCAAACTATGATCCTAATTTACTTAATTTTAATAAATACCGGGGCAGGAATTACGCTTATTTATTATCAGACACTCTCAAACCCTTGTTTGACAGGTCCGCCTCTGCAGTTTATCCTCCAGGCTCCATCTTCAAACCCATTTTGGCTTTGGCGGCAATGCAGGAGAAAGTTTTAAATGAAAATAGCTATCATGCTTGTAGTGGTGCATATTACTATAAAACGGTGTCCTACGGTTGTCACCGGCATCCTGCACCAAGAAATCTAAGTATTGCATTGCAGCATTCCTGTAATTCTTATTTTATTCAGACTTTTAGAGATCTGATAGAAATTAATGGATTTTCCAAACCCAATGAAGGACTGGATTTATTGGTGAAATATTTGGGATACTTTGGTTTGGGAAAACCCTTGTTGTCAGATGTGACCACTGAAAACGGAGGCTTTATTCCAACATCTGATTTTTATTCCAGAATGTACAAAACAGACCGTTGGAGATCCACCTACATTATTTCTGTGGGAATTGGTCAGGGGGAGTTGCAATTGTCCACCATGCAGATGGCTAATCTCGCAGTTATCTTGGCCAATAGAGGATTTTATTTCACCCCTCACTTAATTAAAGGATTTAAAGATTCTGATCATCAGATACCGATTGAATTCAGAACAGAGAAAAGGGTACCGATTGATCGAAAATATTTCAAGCCTGTAGTGGAGGGAATGGAGATGTGCGTGCGGGCTGGCACAGCCACTAAAGCGTTTGAAAAAAATCTTTCGATTTGTGGTAAGACAGGCACTTCCCAAAATCCACATGGTGATGACCATAGCGTATTCTTTGCATTTTCTCCGAAAGATCATCCAAAAATTGCCATTGCTGTCTATGTGGAAAACGCAGGTTGGGGTGGCGAGGTGGCTGCACCTATTGCCTCTTTGATGATTGAAAAATACCTGACTGATAGCATCGCCAGGAAAGATCTTGAAGAAAAAATGATTAAAAAGGATTTAATTCACAAGAATAAAACATGA
- a CDS encoding dihydrofolate reductase, with protein MISAIVAMNKDRIIGLNGQIPWYLPADLKYFKKMTLGQHVLMGRICYESIGKPLPKRANIIISSNPYFVVSGCYTCHSIEEGITLALEQGATELFIIGGGVIYQHTAHLWNRIYLTLVDYQGEGDVFFPQIDWKEYKLVSEQMGAIDSKNSLGHSFQQFDRIRYE; from the coding sequence ATCATCTCAGCCATCGTAGCAATGAACAAAGATCGCATCATTGGTCTCAATGGTCAAATACCCTGGTATCTTCCGGCAGATTTAAAATATTTTAAAAAAATGACTTTGGGACAGCACGTGCTGATGGGCAGAATTTGCTATGAAAGCATTGGCAAACCATTGCCGAAAAGAGCCAATATAATTATCAGCTCCAATCCATACTTTGTTGTTTCCGGATGTTATACCTGTCATTCGATTGAAGAAGGAATTACTTTGGCATTGGAACAGGGAGCCACTGAATTGTTTATCATCGGAGGTGGAGTCATCTATCAGCATACAGCCCATCTTTGGAACAGAATCTATCTGACGCTTGTAGATTATCAGGGAGAAGGAGATGTTTTTTTTCCGCAGATTGACTGGAAAGAATACAAATTGGTTTCTGAGCAAATGGGTGCAATAGATTCTAAAAATTCACTGGGCCATTCTTTTCAGCAGTTTGACCGAATTCGGTATGAATGA
- a CDS encoding DUF2851 family protein gives MNEALISFIWTSKKLLAKSLFSTSGKKLRIIHPGTKNHNQGPDFLFAKIEVDHILWVGQIEIHVKSSDWFKHNHQGDANYQNLILHVVWENDLLQEDAMEKFPVLELKSVISAQDFEIYNNLMKEPHPIPCINLIHQVSSLVLTDQIERASVERLQIKSNQIDEELSENKFDWDSLFYQKMCYYMVSPVNVDAMNQLTKRVNFRHVLKLSSDALALEALMFAVSGLLPSHSDHEWIQQLISKGQFFIDKFNLSAMQAHNWYFLRMRPAHFPTIRIAQIASFFHQTPRPFEEWVDCSSVKEAKKQLRVKASDYWDSHYQFSDRTHPASKKWIGTSTADLILINVICPMLFKYGQYYSKPKLIEKSLNWLEQLKPENNKPIRVWSQTGFKTTNARQSQGVLHQLNGYCNQKKCLECKIGFKLMEGF, from the coding sequence ATGAATGAGGCATTGATCAGTTTTATTTGGACGAGTAAGAAACTACTGGCTAAGTCATTGTTCTCGACCTCAGGAAAAAAATTGAGAATCATTCACCCCGGAACAAAAAACCACAATCAAGGTCCTGATTTCTTGTTTGCCAAAATAGAAGTGGACCATATTTTATGGGTTGGACAAATTGAGATTCATGTTAAAAGCTCTGATTGGTTTAAGCACAATCACCAGGGAGATGCAAATTATCAAAACTTGATTTTACACGTTGTCTGGGAAAACGATCTATTGCAGGAAGACGCAATGGAAAAGTTTCCAGTATTAGAACTGAAATCTGTAATTTCTGCACAGGATTTTGAAATTTACAATAATTTGATGAAAGAGCCCCATCCGATTCCCTGTATCAATCTCATTCATCAAGTTTCTTCCCTGGTTTTGACAGATCAGATTGAGAGAGCCTCCGTTGAAAGACTACAAATAAAATCCAATCAGATAGACGAGGAATTGAGTGAAAATAAATTTGACTGGGACTCCTTGTTTTATCAGAAAATGTGTTACTATATGGTAAGTCCGGTAAATGTAGATGCCATGAATCAACTCACAAAGCGGGTCAACTTCAGGCATGTTCTGAAACTTTCAAGTGATGCATTGGCTCTTGAAGCATTGATGTTCGCCGTATCTGGATTACTACCTTCACACAGTGACCATGAATGGATTCAACAATTGATATCAAAAGGGCAGTTTTTCATTGACAAATTTAATCTATCAGCCATGCAAGCCCATAATTGGTATTTTCTAAGAATGAGACCAGCTCATTTTCCAACAATTCGCATCGCCCAGATTGCTTCTTTCTTTCATCAAACGCCCAGACCATTCGAAGAATGGGTGGACTGTTCTTCGGTTAAAGAAGCCAAAAAACAATTAAGGGTAAAAGCATCAGATTATTGGGACAGCCATTATCAGTTCTCAGATAGGACACACCCTGCAAGCAAAAAATGGATTGGGACCTCGACGGCAGATTTGATTCTGATCAATGTGATTTGTCCTATGTTGTTTAAATATGGTCAATATTACAGCAAACCAAAGTTGATTGAGAAATCTTTGAACTGGTTGGAACAATTGAAGCCGGAAAATAATAAGCCCATAAGAGTCTGGTCACAAACAGGATTTAAGACTACAAACGCCAGACAGAGTCAGGGTGTTTTACATCAACTCAATGGGTATTGTAATCAGAAAAAATGTCTGGAGTGCAAAATTGGATTTAAATTGATGGAAGGATTTTAA
- a CDS encoding outer membrane beta-barrel protein: protein MKKIIGIILVVWSIGIQLIAQKSPLWIGLVLGPQSTWIFNQDDFDRGGELDFTSSFGFSSGVELGYQIKGKSSLLSGVIYSTQGQNYITKNNPNADFKTNLSYLKIPLLYQWNSSGSSRWKFLLQTGFQLSLLLSAESSRLDKFGIYSPVTNDVKKDYSSSVIDFVFGIGLQYQWNKISIAALIRPDYSLNDIEKTGIKPSSRPQSQNFTVGLPQLVFRYYFAP from the coding sequence ATGAAGAAAATAATAGGAATAATTTTGGTCGTATGGTCGATCGGCATTCAGTTAATTGCACAAAAGTCTCCCTTATGGATAGGATTGGTGCTTGGCCCGCAAAGTACTTGGATTTTTAATCAAGACGATTTTGATCGCGGAGGGGAGTTGGATTTTACCAGCAGTTTTGGTTTTTCATCTGGTGTAGAGTTGGGTTATCAGATAAAAGGAAAATCTTCACTTCTCAGCGGTGTGATTTATTCAACTCAGGGACAAAATTATATCACAAAGAATAATCCAAACGCCGATTTCAAAACCAATCTAAGCTATTTGAAAATTCCGCTGCTTTATCAATGGAATTCTTCCGGTAGTAGCAGATGGAAATTTTTATTGCAAACAGGATTTCAACTCTCTCTCTTGTTAAGTGCAGAAAGCAGCCGATTGGATAAATTTGGTATTTATAGTCCGGTTACCAATGACGTGAAAAAAGATTACTCTTCTTCTGTCATTGATTTTGTTTTTGGCATTGGATTGCAATATCAATGGAATAAGATTTCCATCGCTGCATTAATAAGACCGGATTATTCATTAAACGACATTGAAAAAACAGGAATAAAACCCTCGAGTAGACCACAATCGCAAAATTTTACCGTTGGCCTTCCTCAATTGGTATTTAGATACTACTTTGCACCATAA
- the lpxK gene encoding tetraacyldisaccharide 4'-kinase, producing the protein MNTLFRILLAPLSLIYGIVVGIYQGLYLSGVLRSVRFNLPVISIGNLTVGGTGKSPHAEYLIRLLSDYFPVALISRGYLRKTRGHRELTLNSSVEEVGDEPLQIKLKFPELPVAVNENRAFGIPLLLKNHPEVQTIIMDDGFQHLQVRPGLNILLTEFNHLYSKDFLLPAGRLREWRYGASRADAIVVTKCPEKMDQKLKDEIAEELKLSPQQKLFFSRIKYGQPYNIFKQDEEFVLNHGIEVILISAIAQSEHLINYLNASAATVREFKYEDHHFFTEAELMQAIQEYKKISHYNKILLTTEKDAVRIRKFNSLLLENDVRIFAIPIEIEFFEKEHFDTFIKDYLLNFKA; encoded by the coding sequence TTGAATACACTGTTTAGAATATTATTAGCGCCTCTTTCTTTGATCTATGGAATTGTGGTAGGCATCTATCAAGGCTTGTACCTTTCAGGTGTTCTGAGGTCAGTCCGCTTCAACCTACCGGTAATATCCATTGGTAATTTGACCGTAGGTGGAACCGGCAAGTCCCCTCACGCAGAATATCTGATCCGATTACTTTCTGATTATTTTCCCGTAGCTTTGATCAGTAGAGGATATTTGAGGAAAACACGAGGTCACCGGGAGCTGACATTGAACTCTTCTGTTGAAGAAGTGGGTGATGAGCCCCTTCAAATCAAGTTAAAGTTTCCTGAACTTCCGGTAGCAGTCAATGAAAATCGTGCTTTTGGAATTCCGCTGCTGCTCAAGAACCATCCAGAAGTACAAACCATCATCATGGATGATGGTTTTCAACATTTGCAGGTAAGGCCGGGATTAAATATTCTATTGACTGAGTTCAATCATTTGTATTCAAAAGATTTTCTATTGCCGGCAGGTAGATTGAGGGAATGGCGGTATGGCGCATCGAGAGCGGATGCAATTGTGGTCACGAAATGCCCGGAGAAAATGGATCAAAAGCTGAAAGACGAAATCGCTGAAGAGCTCAAACTATCGCCTCAACAAAAATTATTTTTTAGTAGGATTAAATATGGACAACCTTATAATATATTCAAACAGGATGAAGAGTTTGTCCTTAACCATGGAATAGAAGTCATTTTGATATCAGCCATCGCCCAGAGCGAACATCTGATCAATTATTTAAATGCTTCTGCTGCAACTGTAAGGGAATTTAAATATGAAGATCATCATTTTTTTACAGAAGCTGAGCTCATGCAGGCCATTCAAGAGTACAAAAAGATTTCACATTATAACAAGATATTATTGACGACCGAGAAGGATGCCGTAAGGATCAGAAAATTCAATTCTTTGCTTTTGGAAAATGATGTTAGAATATTTGCCATCCCCATTGAGATTGAATTTTTTGAGAAAGAGCATTTTGATACTTTTATCAAAGATTATCTTTTAAATTTTAAAGCCTGA